A genomic window from Indioceanicola profundi includes:
- a CDS encoding PhoX family protein, with product MSAHHLVPLTTAEEFEALQDRPASPADSPTLGEVVQRRFGRRDILRGALATTALAALVPPILAGARPAQAQAAAGAVPSFGFTEVPHGVDQTHHVSPGYNADILIRWGDPIFADAPEFDPYAQTVESQLRQFGYNCDFVGFLPLPQGGDSADHGLLWVNHEYTERDVMFPGFVPEGQDRLTPEELVQRYTKQISEIEMAAHGGSIVEIRRGADGKWSYVKDGSYNRRITALETRMAISGPAAGHRRMQTKADPEGRTVIGMVNNCAGGVTPWGTFLTCEENIDGYFIGTVDASHPEQKNYDRYGIPGMWYLWGLHDERWDVNKEPHEANRFGWVVEIDPYDPTSTPRKQTALGRFKHEGAGVAVNKDGRVVVYMGDDQRFEFVYRFVSAGKFSPDDRKANMELLTDGTLYAARYNEDGTVTWLPLVHGQGPVTSENGFNDQGDVVINARHAATLMGATRMDRPEDIEVNPKTNKVYAMLTNNDARKPADPVRHAPIGFVDAANPRAQNLWGHIVEMTPPDGDHTAETYQWEILVQAGNPAAPQTQAVFNPATTENGWFACPDNCAIDGKGRVWVSTDQGSKWQWTSGVADGLFAMETEGPLRGTSKRFFRVPVGAEMCGPCFTPDDKTLFLSVQHPGVDGVEDFLDAGERATFAHPGTRWPDFNDKVPPRPSVVVVTKQDGGIIGS from the coding sequence ATGAGCGCCCACCACCTGGTCCCGCTGACCACCGCCGAAGAATTCGAAGCCCTTCAGGACCGCCCGGCCAGCCCGGCCGATTCGCCGACGCTTGGAGAGGTGGTTCAGCGGCGCTTCGGGCGGCGTGACATTCTCCGCGGCGCGCTGGCCACCACCGCCCTGGCTGCCCTGGTGCCGCCGATCCTGGCAGGCGCCCGGCCCGCTCAGGCGCAGGCTGCCGCGGGGGCGGTTCCCAGCTTCGGCTTTACCGAGGTGCCGCACGGAGTGGACCAGACCCACCATGTCTCGCCAGGTTACAACGCCGATATCCTGATCCGCTGGGGCGATCCGATCTTCGCCGACGCGCCTGAATTCGATCCCTATGCGCAGACAGTGGAAAGCCAGCTCAGGCAGTTCGGCTATAACTGCGACTTCGTTGGCTTCCTTCCGCTGCCGCAAGGCGGCGATTCGGCCGATCATGGCCTGCTCTGGGTGAACCACGAATATACGGAACGCGATGTCATGTTCCCCGGCTTCGTTCCGGAGGGACAGGACAGGCTGACGCCGGAAGAGCTGGTTCAGCGATACACGAAGCAGATTTCGGAGATCGAGATGGCCGCCCATGGCGGCAGCATCGTGGAGATCCGGCGGGGCGCCGATGGGAAGTGGAGCTACGTCAAGGACGGCAGCTACAACCGCCGTATCACCGCACTGGAAACAAGGATGGCGATCAGCGGGCCGGCTGCCGGCCACCGCCGTATGCAGACCAAGGCGGACCCGGAAGGGCGGACGGTCATCGGCATGGTCAACAACTGTGCCGGGGGCGTCACCCCCTGGGGCACGTTCCTGACCTGCGAGGAGAACATCGACGGATATTTCATCGGCACGGTTGATGCCTCCCACCCGGAGCAGAAGAACTACGACCGTTATGGCATTCCCGGCATGTGGTACCTTTGGGGACTGCACGATGAGCGCTGGGACGTGAATAAGGAGCCGCACGAGGCGAACCGGTTCGGCTGGGTCGTCGAAATCGACCCCTACGATCCGACGTCCACGCCGCGCAAGCAAACCGCGCTTGGCCGCTTCAAGCATGAGGGGGCGGGCGTCGCGGTGAATAAGGACGGGCGCGTTGTCGTCTATATGGGCGACGATCAGCGGTTCGAGTTCGTCTACCGCTTCGTCTCGGCCGGAAAGTTCAGTCCGGACGACCGTAAGGCCAATATGGAGCTGCTGACGGACGGCACTCTGTATGCCGCGCGCTACAACGAGGATGGGACCGTGACCTGGCTGCCCCTGGTGCATGGGCAAGGACCGGTGACGTCGGAGAACGGTTTCAACGACCAGGGCGACGTGGTCATCAATGCCCGCCATGCCGCCACATTGATGGGGGCCACTCGAATGGACCGGCCCGAGGACATCGAGGTCAATCCCAAGACCAACAAGGTCTATGCGATGCTGACCAACAATGATGCCCGCAAGCCGGCCGATCCTGTCCGTCACGCCCCAATCGGCTTCGTGGATGCGGCGAACCCCCGCGCCCAGAACCTGTGGGGTCATATCGTGGAGATGACTCCTCCCGACGGCGACCACACGGCCGAGACCTACCAATGGGAAATCCTGGTGCAGGCGGGCAACCCTGCCGCCCCACAGACCCAGGCCGTGTTCAATCCGGCAACAACCGAGAACGGCTGGTTTGCCTGCCCCGACAACTGCGCGATCGATGGCAAGGGCCGTGTCTGGGTGTCGACCGACCAGGGCAGCAAGTGGCAGTGGACCAGCGGCGTCGCCGACGGGCTGTTCGCCATGGAGACGGAGGGGCCGCTGCGCGGTACGTCCAAGCGTTTCTTCCGCGTGCCGGTCGGGGCGGAAATGTGCGGTCCCTGCTTCACGCCCGATGACAAGACGCTGTTCCTCTCGGTTCAGCACCCGGGCGTGGACGGGGTAGAGGACTTCCTGGATGCGGGTGAACGCGCGACCTTCGCCCATCCAGGAACTCGCTGGCCCGACTTCAACGACAAGGTTCCGCCGCGTCCCAGCGTGGTCGTCGTCACCAAGCAGGACGGGGGAATCATCGGAAGCTGA
- a CDS encoding glycosyltransferase family 4 protein, whose protein sequence is MIQSSLSGEKPRLLFLSPVFPYPLDRGQHVRIANLIQGCSRDFAVTLVSPPPPSDAAQASLSSFCEEMIAVETGEGESTSLVDTLRNFVRTGEIVGPERLPLLHRFARALEGIQLDSYDLIWVERRELAPLLRAWSGKTILDLDDVEHKKHFRELREKASPRQSIRMLPRGLRLWYRETMGARRYLATVVCSDEDRDYLKMFGMGNVHTVPNGVAMPTLRPRRSGRNGAAPRLVFVGNMQYGPNLDAVEFFAREIHPLLSDRLPGLMLDVIGPGTTQAMREAYAGPVRFRGFVDDLADALAGYDVFVAPLRLGGGTKLKVLEAMANRIPLSTTPVGAEGLALRDRTSALISDTPHAIAEDIFTLCTDKALADRLAENAFQLTSERFRWDRIRGRAADWLRELAAAH, encoded by the coding sequence ATGATCCAAAGCAGCCTGTCGGGCGAAAAGCCCCGTCTTCTGTTCCTGTCGCCGGTTTTCCCCTATCCGCTCGACCGTGGGCAGCATGTACGCATCGCCAATCTGATTCAGGGCTGCAGCCGCGATTTCGCCGTTACGCTGGTCTCTCCGCCTCCGCCGAGCGATGCAGCACAGGCGAGCCTATCCTCGTTCTGCGAGGAGATGATTGCAGTGGAGACGGGTGAAGGGGAAAGCACCAGCTTGGTGGACACGCTCCGCAACTTTGTCCGCACCGGGGAGATCGTGGGTCCCGAGCGGTTGCCTCTGCTGCATCGCTTCGCCCGTGCGCTCGAGGGGATTCAGTTGGATTCCTATGACCTCATCTGGGTCGAACGGCGCGAGCTTGCTCCGTTGCTGCGGGCCTGGTCGGGTAAGACGATCCTTGATCTGGACGATGTCGAGCATAAGAAGCATTTCCGCGAACTTCGCGAGAAGGCTTCCCCACGCCAATCCATCCGCATGCTGCCCCGTGGGCTTCGCCTCTGGTACCGGGAGACAATGGGTGCCCGGCGCTATCTGGCGACAGTCGTCTGCTCCGACGAGGACAGGGACTATCTGAAGATGTTCGGGATGGGCAACGTCCACACTGTGCCGAACGGGGTCGCCATGCCGACTTTGCGTCCCCGCCGGTCTGGTCGGAATGGGGCGGCGCCCCGTCTGGTCTTCGTCGGGAACATGCAGTACGGGCCGAATCTGGATGCGGTCGAGTTCTTCGCCCGCGAAATCCATCCGCTCCTCAGCGACCGGCTGCCCGGCCTGATGCTTGATGTGATCGGCCCCGGCACGACACAGGCCATGCGGGAAGCCTATGCGGGGCCGGTTCGCTTCCGCGGCTTCGTCGACGATCTGGCGGACGCCCTGGCTGGCTATGACGTGTTCGTGGCGCCGCTCCGGCTCGGGGGAGGGACCAAGCTGAAGGTCCTGGAGGCCATGGCGAACCGCATCCCGCTTTCAACCACCCCGGTGGGGGCCGAGGGACTTGCGTTGCGGGATCGGACCAGCGCCTTGATTTCGGATACTCCCCATGCGATTGCCGAGGACATCTTCACCCTCTGCACCGACAAGGCTCTTGCCGACAGGCTGGCGGAGAACGCGTTCCAGCTGACGTCGGAGCGGTTCCGCTGGGACCGCATCCGCGGCCGGGCCGCGGATTGGCTGCGGGAACTTGCGGCCGCTCATTAG
- a CDS encoding BMP family lipoprotein — protein MTLRLRPVLAGFALLLATALPAHAFEPAIVFDMGGRFDKSFNEGANMGAERFQKETGVKYRWFEVTNEAQREQFLRRLAQRNTDVIVAVGFSMAPAVEKVAKEFPKVKFTVIDGAVDLPNVQSVSFAEHEGSYLVGMLAAMASKTDTVGFVGGMDIPLIRRFACGYEQGVKAVEPETTILVNMAGTTPAAWSDPTRGAELARSQFDRGADVIFAAAGQTGMGVLQAAKDSGKLAIGVDSNQNHLFPGNVLTSMVKRVDTAAYSAFKTAQDGTWKPGVAVLGLKDEGVDWALDENNEPLISDEMKAAVESAKDEIKNGTRTVANYDDQSGCKY, from the coding sequence ATGACTCTTCGCCTTCGTCCCGTTCTCGCCGGCTTCGCCCTTCTGCTCGCGACCGCCCTGCCCGCACACGCCTTCGAACCCGCCATCGTCTTCGACATGGGCGGCCGGTTCGACAAGTCCTTCAATGAGGGCGCGAATATGGGAGCGGAGCGCTTCCAGAAGGAAACGGGCGTCAAGTACCGCTGGTTCGAGGTCACGAACGAGGCGCAGCGGGAGCAGTTCCTGCGCCGCCTTGCGCAGCGCAACACGGATGTGATCGTCGCCGTCGGCTTCTCCATGGCCCCGGCAGTGGAAAAGGTCGCGAAGGAATTTCCGAAGGTGAAGTTCACCGTGATCGACGGTGCGGTGGACCTGCCCAATGTGCAGTCCGTCAGCTTCGCCGAGCATGAGGGCTCCTACCTTGTCGGCATGCTGGCGGCGATGGCCAGCAAGACCGATACGGTGGGGTTTGTCGGCGGCATGGACATCCCCCTGATCCGTCGTTTCGCCTGCGGTTATGAGCAGGGCGTGAAGGCTGTCGAGCCTGAAACCACGATCCTGGTCAACATGGCCGGAACGACCCCGGCCGCCTGGTCGGACCCGACCCGCGGAGCCGAGCTAGCGCGTAGCCAGTTCGACCGCGGCGCGGATGTGATCTTTGCCGCAGCCGGCCAGACCGGAATGGGCGTGCTACAGGCGGCCAAGGATTCCGGCAAGCTGGCCATCGGCGTGGATTCCAATCAGAATCATCTCTTCCCCGGCAACGTGCTTACCAGCATGGTCAAGCGGGTCGACACGGCCGCCTACAGCGCCTTCAAGACAGCACAGGACGGTACCTGGAAGCCGGGCGTCGCCGTTCTCGGCCTCAAGGATGAGGGTGTCGATTGGGCCTTGGACGAGAACAACGAGCCGCTCATCAGCGATGAGATGAAGGCCGCTGTGGAATCCGCGAAGGACGAGATCAAGAACGGCACGCGCACGGTCGCCAACTATGACGACCAAAGCGGCTGCAAGTACTGA
- a CDS encoding ABC transporter ATP-binding protein, which yields MSSDATSRASSAAAAPAVELVGIDKSFGPVHANRNVHLTIARGTIHGLVGENGAGKSTLMSILYGFYQADAGEIRVSGKPVRIKGPEDAIRLGIGMVHQHFMLVETFTVLENLLLGAEGGALLSPAMARARAEVEELERAFGLEVPLDRVVGELPVGIQQRVEILKALYRGAEVLILDEPTAVLSPPEVEQLFRILDRLRAEGRTVLLITHKLKEIMAITDAVSVLRQGQVVAEFRTAETSRQELADAMVGRKAVLTIDKTPAQPGPALLTAHKLGVVDGRGVARLVDASFELRAGEIVGIAGVAGNGQSELLEILSGMLRPTTGRLDVKGTVIEHGTGYTPADARAMGIAHVPEDRLKLAMIKPFAAHESAILGYHDDAELGSGWMLSWRKVMARTAELMQRFDVRPPNPMLRSSLFSGGNQQKLVMAREITKDPDVLLVGQPTRGVDIGAIAFIHQELVALRDRGKAILLVSAELEEILALSDRVLVMCGGRIVGEMPRSEATEARIGPMMAGISEGEAA from the coding sequence TTGTCGTCCGATGCCACGTCCCGTGCTTCCTCCGCTGCCGCGGCGCCCGCGGTCGAGCTGGTGGGAATCGATAAAAGCTTTGGCCCCGTTCACGCCAACCGCAATGTCCATCTGACAATCGCGCGCGGCACCATCCACGGCCTCGTGGGTGAGAACGGCGCCGGAAAATCCACCTTGATGAGCATCCTGTACGGCTTTTACCAAGCCGATGCGGGCGAAATCCGCGTCAGCGGCAAGCCGGTGCGTATCAAGGGGCCGGAAGACGCCATCCGGCTGGGGATCGGCATGGTCCACCAACATTTCATGCTGGTGGAGACCTTCACCGTCCTGGAGAACCTCCTTCTGGGCGCCGAGGGCGGAGCCCTGCTCAGCCCGGCCATGGCCCGCGCCAGGGCCGAGGTGGAGGAGCTGGAGCGTGCCTTCGGGCTGGAGGTGCCCCTCGACCGTGTCGTCGGGGAATTGCCGGTCGGCATCCAGCAGAGGGTCGAAATCCTGAAGGCGCTGTACCGCGGCGCCGAGGTGCTGATCCTGGACGAACCCACGGCCGTGCTTTCCCCGCCGGAGGTGGAGCAGCTTTTCCGGATTCTGGACCGGCTGCGGGCAGAGGGGCGGACCGTCCTGCTGATCACCCACAAGCTCAAGGAGATCATGGCGATCACGGATGCCGTTTCCGTGCTGCGCCAGGGCCAAGTGGTGGCGGAGTTCCGCACAGCGGAGACCAGCCGGCAGGAGCTCGCGGATGCCATGGTAGGGCGCAAAGCCGTGCTGACCATCGACAAAACCCCGGCTCAGCCCGGGCCAGCGCTTTTAACGGCCCACAAGTTGGGCGTGGTGGATGGGCGCGGCGTCGCCCGCCTGGTCGATGCCAGTTTCGAACTGCGCGCCGGCGAAATCGTCGGCATTGCGGGCGTTGCCGGCAACGGCCAGTCGGAACTTCTGGAAATCCTGTCCGGTATGCTGCGCCCGACCACCGGCAGGCTCGACGTGAAGGGCACGGTGATCGAGCACGGAACCGGGTACACGCCAGCGGATGCCCGGGCGATGGGCATCGCGCATGTGCCGGAGGACCGGTTGAAGCTCGCCATGATCAAGCCCTTCGCCGCGCATGAGAGCGCGATCCTGGGCTATCACGACGATGCCGAGCTGGGTTCAGGATGGATGCTGTCCTGGCGAAAGGTGATGGCGCGCACGGCCGAGTTGATGCAACGCTTCGACGTCCGCCCGCCCAACCCGATGCTGCGCTCCTCCCTTTTCTCCGGCGGCAATCAGCAGAAGCTGGTGATGGCGCGGGAGATCACAAAAGACCCCGACGTTCTTCTGGTTGGCCAGCCGACCCGCGGCGTAGATATCGGGGCCATTGCCTTCATCCACCAGGAACTAGTCGCCCTGCGTGACCGTGGCAAGGCTATCCTGCTGGTCTCGGCCGAGTTGGAGGAGATACTGGCCTTGAGCGATCGGGTGCTGGTCATGTGCGGCGGCCGCATCGTTGGAGAGATGCCGAGGTCGGAGGCCACCGAGGCGCGGATCGGCCCGATGATGGCCGGCATTTCTGAGGGAGAGGCGGCATGA
- a CDS encoding ABC transporter permease → MSPQTGSGELPRWATIVALPLINVGIALLVSALVILSIGEDPLAALGIMVQGAFGSGLGIGYTLYYATSLIFTGLCVAVAFHAGLFNIGGEGQAYIGGLGVGIACLALGGWPWWLALPVTVLAGMAFGAAWALIPGYLQAYRGSHVVITTIMFNFIASALMVYLLVNVLINPGQMSPESREFDPSLFLPQMHEMLAVLGMEVDATPLNLSFLIALLACVLIWLYIWHTRAGFRLRTVGANEDAARYAGIDPRRTILIAMLLSGAMAGLLGLNEVQGVQHRLMLNFTAGLGFTGIAVALMGRAHPAGIVPAAILFGALYQGGAELAFEYQNISPELVVVIQGVVILFAGALEHMFKPALSRLFRPRRTIPAEA, encoded by the coding sequence ATGAGCCCGCAGACCGGTTCGGGCGAACTGCCCCGCTGGGCCACGATCGTGGCCCTTCCCCTCATCAATGTCGGCATTGCGCTACTGGTCTCCGCCCTTGTCATCCTGTCCATCGGCGAGGACCCGCTCGCAGCGCTCGGCATCATGGTCCAAGGCGCGTTCGGCAGCGGGCTTGGCATCGGCTACACGCTGTACTACGCGACCAGCCTGATCTTCACCGGACTTTGCGTTGCCGTAGCCTTTCATGCCGGGCTGTTCAATATTGGCGGCGAAGGGCAGGCCTATATCGGCGGTCTTGGCGTCGGTATCGCCTGCCTTGCCCTGGGCGGCTGGCCCTGGTGGCTAGCCCTTCCGGTGACGGTCCTGGCCGGAATGGCGTTCGGCGCCGCCTGGGCGCTGATACCGGGTTATCTCCAGGCGTACCGGGGAAGCCATGTCGTCATCACGACGATCATGTTCAATTTCATTGCTTCCGCCCTCATGGTCTATCTGCTGGTCAACGTCCTGATCAATCCCGGCCAGATGAGCCCGGAGAGCCGCGAGTTCGACCCCAGCCTCTTCTTGCCGCAGATGCATGAGATGCTGGCCGTGCTGGGCATGGAAGTGGACGCCACGCCGCTGAACCTTTCCTTCCTGATCGCGCTTCTGGCCTGCGTGCTGATCTGGCTGTACATCTGGCACACGCGCGCCGGGTTCCGCCTGCGCACAGTTGGCGCCAATGAGGACGCAGCCCGCTATGCCGGCATCGATCCTCGCCGCACCATCCTGATCGCAATGCTACTCAGCGGGGCGATGGCGGGTCTGCTGGGGCTCAATGAGGTGCAAGGCGTCCAGCACCGTCTCATGCTGAACTTCACCGCCGGCCTCGGCTTCACCGGCATCGCCGTCGCCCTGATGGGGCGGGCGCACCCGGCGGGGATCGTGCCCGCGGCGATCCTGTTCGGCGCGCTCTACCAGGGCGGGGCCGAACTGGCCTTCGAGTACCAGAACATCAGCCCGGAACTGGTGGTGGTGATCCAGGGCGTGGTGATCCTGTTCGCCGGGGCGTTGGAACACATGTTCAAGCCGGCCCTTTCCCGACTTTTCCGCCCGCGGCGGACCATCCCCGCGGAGGCCTGA
- a CDS encoding ABC transporter permease produces the protein MDFLQILSLLDSTIRLAAPLILAALAGLFSERAGVVDIGLEGKMLAGAFAAAAAGAATGSAWIGLLAGITASLVLAAVHGFACISQKGNQVVSGVAINTIAAGLTAVLAQAWFELGGRTPSLDGASRFAAIDLPLAQTLSGIPLLGPVYAELVSGHNLLVYIAFLAVPLAAWIAYRTRFGLRLRAVGENPAAVDTAGISVPVLRYQAVAIAGVLCGIAGAYLSTAQGAGFQENMTAGKGYLALAALILGKWKPVPTLMACLLFAFADALQTRLQGVPLPGIGEVPVQVIEALPYILTVLLLAGFVGRAIPPKAAGLPYTKDR, from the coding sequence ATGGACTTCCTCCAGATCCTGTCGCTGCTCGACAGTACGATCCGTCTGGCGGCCCCGCTTATCCTGGCGGCGCTTGCTGGCCTGTTTTCCGAGCGGGCCGGCGTGGTCGATATCGGCCTTGAAGGCAAGATGCTGGCCGGCGCCTTCGCCGCCGCCGCGGCTGGTGCCGCCACCGGATCGGCCTGGATCGGGCTGCTGGCCGGCATCACCGCTTCCCTGGTCCTGGCCGCCGTTCACGGTTTCGCCTGCATCAGCCAGAAGGGCAATCAGGTTGTCTCCGGCGTTGCCATAAACACCATTGCAGCGGGCCTGACAGCCGTTCTGGCCCAGGCCTGGTTCGAGTTGGGCGGACGGACGCCAAGTCTCGACGGAGCGTCCCGCTTCGCTGCAATCGACCTGCCATTGGCGCAGACACTGTCCGGCATCCCCTTGCTGGGGCCGGTCTATGCGGAACTGGTCAGCGGGCACAATCTGCTCGTCTACATCGCCTTTCTGGCTGTGCCGCTGGCGGCCTGGATCGCCTACCGCACCCGCTTCGGATTGCGGCTGCGCGCTGTGGGTGAGAACCCGGCCGCAGTGGATACGGCCGGCATCTCCGTCCCTGTCCTGCGCTATCAGGCCGTGGCAATCGCAGGAGTGTTGTGCGGCATCGCCGGTGCGTATCTTTCCACGGCGCAAGGCGCCGGCTTCCAGGAAAACATGACGGCCGGCAAGGGCTATCTCGCCCTCGCCGCTCTGATCCTCGGTAAGTGGAAGCCGGTCCCGACCCTGATGGCCTGTCTGCTCTTTGCCTTTGCCGATGCGCTTCAGACCCGACTTCAGGGCGTTCCGCTTCCCGGCATCGGCGAGGTCCCCGTTCAGGTGATCGAGGCGCTGCCCTATATCCTGACCGTTCTGCTGCTGGCTGGCTTCGTAGGCCGTGCCATTCCGCCCAAAGCCGCTGGCCTGCCTTATACGAAAGACCGGTGA